A region of the Pseudonocardia cypriaca genome:
GTCGAGGACTGCCTTCATCGCTGCCATCCGATCTCTCTGGTCAGGGCGTCTTGTCGTCGAATTGGAGACACAGCGACGTCGATATCGTGCTGACGCACCCGACGATGCTCCACAGGCTCCACTGCGGAGTCGGATCGTTCGCCGCATCCAGGGTCTGCAGGTCGAGCACGCTCATCGCTCGGCCCCGTGGTCGTCACGGCCGTCAGGGCGCATGCAGAAGATGATGCTCACACCGCTTCCACACATGGCCGGGCTCACCGTGCTGATCGCCTGCGAATCGACTCCATGGTCCAGCGCCTGGAGCTCCAGAACACGTTCCACCGTTCTCACTTCCCTTCCGCGAATGGGTTCTCACTTTTCCGATCCGGCCGTCGCGATCACGGCCCTTCCGGCTCCTCGACGAGGCAGAACAGGACGCTCCACGTGCTGCCACAGGTGAGCGGGACTGCGCTGATGGTCGACAACTGCGCTCCGACACCGTCGTCGGAGGGCGCCTCCATCTGCAGCCGCAGGACTGGTTCCACATCCGTTCCCTTCTCTTGACCCTAGTTCGCGTCTCTGGTCAGCACGCGAACACGCTTGCCGAGCTGGTGCAGAATGCATAGCTGAGGAAACTCACCTTCAGCTCCGCCCGTGCGCTCGACTCGACGACGGATTGCAGGTCGAGAACCGCTCTCATACTCACCTCCTCACGGGCATCGTTGCGGGGCGGCGGTGTCACACCGCCGCCACGACCGCGGCCGGTGCCGCGGGGACCATCGGGGCGAAGCCGGGCACGGCAAGGCGTCCGCCGCGGGCGGCGCGCAAGGCGAGCAGCACACCGGCCGATCCGGTGGAGAGGTCCATCGAGATGCGCAGCAGACCGTCGCCGGGGAACGCCACGTGCCCGTCGACGTCCAGCGCGTGCCAGGCCAGCCTGCTCACCAGCCGACGCACGATCGGGTCCATGACCTCCGCAGGCCGCTGTCCCGACTCGCGCAGGTGCGCGAGCAGCGCGATCAGCCCCGAACGTCCGTTGAAGAGCCCCGGGAGGATCACGAACTCCGGCTCCGCGGCTCGCCGGATCGGGTCGATCGCCTCCTCGAACCGCGGCACACGCTCGTACCGCAGGTGATCGGCGAGGACCAGCGCGATCCCGGCACTCCCAGTGCCCAGGTAGGGCAGCACGCGGAACCCCTCGTCCAGCTGCAGCGTCCCGTCCGGGACGTCGACGCACGCGTCGAGGTCTCGCTCCAGCTGGATCCGGGACAGGTCGAGGAGGTCCGAGTTGCCGTCGCGCTCGTACCGTCGCTGGAAGAACATCGCGCGACCGGCCGCACCGCGCACGAGCCCGTTCAACCGGGTCGTACCGCCCGGAACCGGGCGCCGGGCGAAGTCCGCCAGCCGGTCGGTGACGTCGTCGGCCAGCGCGGCGAACCGGCTGTCGCCGGTCGCGTCCGCGAAGTGCAGCATGTTGATGCCGATCCCGGCCATTCCGCCCTGCAGGCCGGTCGGCACCAGGTCCAACGGATGGGCCATCACCCGCTCCAGCACCGCGAGCGCACGCTCCCGACGGCCGAGCTCGTCCAGGACGTACGCCACCCCGTGCAACCCGTTGAACAGGCCCACCGGATGGTCCGCCGCCACCCGGTCCACCGCACGCGAGAGCCAGTCCACGTGCGCTTCCGGCACGTCGAACCCGCAGACGTGCAGCGCATGCAGCACCCCTGCCGCACCCCACGCCAACCCGAGCGAATCCTCCAGGAACACGTGGATGTCGCCCGGGAACAGGCGGTCGAGCCGATCCGGGGTGGCGCTGGCCAGGATGCCGTCGGCCACCGACCTGCTCAACGGGTCGATCACGTCACGCCCGGCGTCGAGATCCTCCAGCAACGGGCCAGTCGCACCCCGCTGTGTCGTGCGCACCCCCGCCCGACCGGGGAGCGTCAGCTCGCGCAACATCACGTCGAGGAACTCCGGCGGGACGGGGAACCGGGTGCCGATCGCCCGGACCACATCGCCGACCTTGGTGTCGTCCAGCGGCAGGATCGAGTTGAGCGGGAAGAAGGCCGCGATGCGCAGACACCCCATCGCGTACTCGTCACGGGCGAAACCGGTGACCTCGGGCGGCGCCATGTACCCCGGCGCGCCCAGACCGACCCGCTCGTCCTGGTCCACCGAGGCGATCTCGAAGTCGACGAAACACACCTCGCCGTCGGGGCGGACGATCACGTTGTGCGGATGCAGGTCTCCGAAGACGACGCCGCGCTCGTGCAGGAGGTCCAGTGCGTCCCGGATGTTCTGCAGGGTCGCGAGCGCCCACGCCGTGTACTCGGCGATCTCCTCGTCGCTCGTCTCGGGGTGGATCAGGGGATAGCGCCCGACGGTCTCCTTGCTGAAGGTGCGACCCTCGATGAACTCCTGCACGAGGAACTCGTGTTCCCAGCAGGTGAAGCTGTCGTAGAGCTGGGGCACGCACGGCAGGCCGGCCAGCAGCTCGAGGATCTCCGCCTCCCGGCGGACCCGCGTCACCGCGTCCCGCCCGACCGCGTCCAGTCCCGCATGCGGACGGCCCTCGCGCAGCACGACCGTCCGCCCGTTCCGGTC
Encoded here:
- a CDS encoding class III lanthipeptide, translated to MSVLDLQTLDAANDPTPQWSLWSIVGCVSTISTSLCLQFDDKTP
- the lanKC gene encoding class III lanthionine synthetase LanKC, yielding MDMRYQAFCMAHRLFYEPVRNGVSEENGLLVGRTIPDGWHVSESSEWTMLIPVDARLRNQGWKLHVSACPDNAPAILDVVWDHCVSRRIPFKFVPSQAELVARNSKYADRGGSGKFVTVYPSDDEQLEQLVTDLRPALAGHEGPYILSDLRIGAGPLFVRYGGFARRFLRSADGEPVPAIEAPDGELVEDRRDPTFAPPAWARIPDFLAPDLAARNDDSIDFPFTVEQPLHFSNGGGIYKVIDRNGRTVVLREGRPHAGLDAVGRDAVTRVRREAEILELLAGLPCVPQLYDSFTCWEHEFLVQEFIEGRTFSKETVGRYPLIHPETSDEEIAEYTAWALATLQNIRDALDLLHERGVVFGDLHPHNVIVRPDGEVCFVDFEIASVDQDERVGLGAPGYMAPPEVTGFARDEYAMGCLRIAAFFPLNSILPLDDTKVGDVVRAIGTRFPVPPEFLDVMLRELTLPGRAGVRTTQRGATGPLLEDLDAGRDVIDPLSRSVADGILASATPDRLDRLFPGDIHVFLEDSLGLAWGAAGVLHALHVCGFDVPEAHVDWLSRAVDRVAADHPVGLFNGLHGVAYVLDELGRRERALAVLERVMAHPLDLVPTGLQGGMAGIGINMLHFADATGDSRFAALADDVTDRLADFARRPVPGGTTRLNGLVRGAAGRAMFFQRRYERDGNSDLLDLSRIQLERDLDACVDVPDGTLQLDEGFRVLPYLGTGSAGIALVLADHLRYERVPRFEEAIDPIRRAAEPEFVILPGLFNGRSGLIALLAHLRESGQRPAEVMDPIVRRLVSRLAWHALDVDGHVAFPGDGLLRISMDLSTGSAGVLLALRAARGGRLAVPGFAPMVPAAPAAVVAAV